The genomic DNA CACAGCTTTGGCAAGCAGAAAACGCTCGACCAGCAATTTGCCGAACTGAAAGCAGATGATGAAATCAGCGTGCAACTGGCTGAACTGAAAGCCAAAATGAAACAGAATGACCAATAACAACAACACCATTTGCCGGATGGCACCGGGTCGGGTGCCATCGCATCATCTGTAAGGAGTACATATGAGCGCGCTTTTTCTTGCTATCCCGTTGACCCTGTTTGTGCTGTTTGTCCTGCCGGTGTGGCTGTGGCTGCATTACAGCAACCGCTCAAAAAACGGCGGCCTGGCGCAAAGTGAACAGCAACGGTTGTTGCAACTGACGGACGAAGCGAAACGCATGCGCGAGCGTATTCAGGCGCTGGAAGCGATTCTTGACGCTGAGCACCCGAACTGGAGAGAAAAATAATGGCTGGACTGGATCTGAACAAAAAGCTGTGGCGTATTCCGCAGCAGGGCATGGTGAAGGGCGTGTGCGCCGGGATTGCGCAATACCTGGACGTCCCGGTCAAACTGATCCGCCTTATCACCATACTGGCGATGTTATTTGGTCTGTTCTTTTTTGTGATTGTCGCCTACATCGTTCTGACTTTTGCGCTCGATCCGATGCCGGACGACACGCTGTATAGTGAAAAACAGCCTTCCAGCGGCGATCTGCTGAACGCGGTGGATGAAGAACTGGCCGCGGGCGAACAGCGCCTGCGCGAAATGGAACGCTATGTAACCTCCGATACTTTCACGTTACGTAGCCGCTTCCGTCAGCTTTAACGTCTTTTAGCTTTAACGAATATGAGGCGAGCAATGAATAAATGGCAACAGGCAGGGCAGAAAGTGAAACCCGGCATCAAAATCGCCGGTAAGCTGGTACTGCTGACCGCGCTACGTTATGGCCCCGGCGGCCTTGCTGGCTGGGCGGTGAAATCGGTCGCCCGCCGTCCGGTGAAACTGCTGCTGGCGGTTGCGCTGGAGCCGTTATTGAGCCGGCTGGCTCGCCGTTTGTCACGCGCTGTCCGTTAGCGCGTGACGCGACTACGCTTCTTTTTTGATGTTTTACCTCTTTCGACCCTACCTGTGTAATATCATTGACGTCACATTCTCTCTTCAGGGCATAACAGGAAGGCTATGAAGCGACTGAAAAATGAATTAAATGCCCTGGTTAACCGTGGCGTGGATCGCCATCTGCGCCTCGCGGTGACCGGGCTGAGCCGTAGCGGGAAAACGGCGTTTATCACCGCGATGGTGAACCAGTTGATGAACATTCACAGCGGCGCACGGTTGCCGCTGCTCAGCGCCGTTCGTGAAGAGCGGTTGCTCGGCGTAAAGCGCGTGCCGCAGCGGGATTTCGGCATTCCGCGCTTTACCTATGATGAGGGTATCGCGCAGTTGTACGGCACGCCGCCGACCTGGCCGACGCCAACGCGCGGCGTCAGTGAAATCCGCCTCGCGCTGCGCTATCGCTCAAATGATTCGCTGATGCGCCACTTCAAAGACACCTCCACGCTGTACCTCGAAATTGTCGATTACCCTGGCGAATGGCTGCTTGATTTACCGATGCTGGCGCAGGACTACCTGAGCTGGTCTCGGCAGATGGCCGGGTTGTTACAAGGCCAGCGCGGCGAGTGGTCCGCACGCTGGCGACAGCTTTGTGAAGGGTTAGATCCGCTGGCGCCAGCCGATGAAAATCGCCTGGCGGCGATTGCCGGGGCGTGGACGGAATACCTGCACGCCTGTAAACAGCAGGGCATGCATTTCATTCAGCCGGGGCGGTTTGTGTTGCCCGGCGACATGGCGGGTGCGCCCGCGCTGCAGTTTTTCCCGTGGCCGGATGTGGATGCGACCAGCGAAGCAAAACTCGCTCAGGCGGGGAAACACACCAATGCCGGGATGTTGCGCGAGCGGTTTAACTACTACTGCGACAAAGTGGTGAAAGGGTTTTACCGCGACTACTTCCTGCGTTTCGACCGGCAGATTGTGCTGGTGGATTGCCTGCAACCGCTCAACAGCGGGCCGCAGGCCTTTAACGATATGCGGCTGGCGCTGACGCAACTGATGCAGAGCTTCCATTACGGCCAGCGCACGCTGTTCCGCCGCCTGTTTTCACCGGTGATCGATAAACTGCTGTTTGCGGCGACCAAAGCCGATCACGTCACCGTCGATCAACATGCCAATATGGTCTCGCTGTTGCAGCAACTGATTCAGGACGCGTGGCAAAACGCCGCTTTTGAAGGGATCAGCATGGATTGTCTGGGGCTGGCGGCAATTCAGGCCACACAGAGCGGGCTCATTGAAGTGAATGGCGAAAAAATCCCGGCGTTACGCGGTCACCGATTAAGTGACGGCGAGCCGCTGACGGTCTACCCCGGCGAAGTCCCGGCGCGCTTACCGGGACAGGCGTTCTGGGAAAAGCAGGGCTTTCAGTTTGAAGCGTTTCGTCCGCAGGCGATGGATGTCGACAAGCCGTTGCCGCATATTCGCCTCGATGCCGCGCTGGAGTTTTTGATTGGAGATAAATTGCGATGAGCGAACCGTTAAAACCACGGATTGATTTCGCCGGTCCACTGGATGTGGAAAAAGAGGCATCGCTGAAAACGGCCCAGACCTTTGCGGCCGGAGACGCCGAGAAATTTACCCCGGCGCTGGCGGAAGAGATGCAGCCGGAAGACGGCGCCGCCGAAGCGGTGGTCGAAGCGGCACTGCGCCCGAAACGCAGCCTCTGGCGACGCATGGTGACCGCCGGGCTGACGCTGTTTGGCGTCAGCGTGGTGGCGCAGGGCGTGCAATGGACGATGCACGCCTGGCAGACGCAGGACTGGGTGGCGCTCGGCGGTTGTGCGGCCGGGGCGCTGATTATCGGCGCGGGCGTAGGGTCGGTCACGACGGAATGGCGTCGCCTGTGGCGGCTGCGCCAGCGCGCGCAGGAGCGTGATGAAGCCCGTGACCTGATGCAAAGCCACGGCACCGGGAAAGGGCGCGCATTTTGTGAAAAACTGGCGCAACAGGCGGGTATCGATCATGCACACCCGGCGTTGCAGCGCTGGTATGCCGCCATCCATGAAACGCAAAGCGACCGCGAAGTGGTCAGCCTGTATGCGCATCTGGTACAGCCGGTGCTGGACGCGCAGGCGCGCCGGGAGATCAGCCGCTCGGCGGCGGAATCGACGCTGATGATTGCCGTCAGCCCGCTGGCGCTGGTGGATATGGCATTCATCGCCTGGCGCAACCTGCGGCTGATTAACCGCATCGCCACGCTGTACGGCATTGAACTCGGCTACTACAGCCGCCTGCGTCTGTTCCGTCTTGTGCTGCTGAATATCGCTTTTGCCGGCGCCAGCGAACTGGTGCGTGAAATCGGCATGGACTGGATGTCACAGGATCTTGCCGCTCGCCTCTCGGCACGCGCCGCACAAGGGATTGGCGCCGGGTTGCTCACCGCGCGCCTGGGGATTAAAGCGATGGAGCTTTGCCGTCCGTTGCCGTGGATCGATAACGATAAACCCCGTCTCGGCGATTTCCGCCGCGAGCTGATTGGTCAGCTTAAAGAGACCATTAATAAACGCCCGTCGTAAGACAGCATCACGCCCTTGCGCCTGTACAGGCAAGGGCAGTGCGCCGCAAAATACAAAAAGTGACCGCAGGACGCCGGTTTTTTGTCCATACTGTCAATATTTGTTGACAGCCATCTTCCCGCCAGTTGAGAACTGTCCTATTATCCCTGAGTCATTGGCTTATAAGGGTGAACGTTTCCATGCGTCTTGAAGTTTTTTGTCAGGATCGGCTGGGTCTGACTCGTGAATTACTCGACCTGCTGGTGCTTCGCGGTATTGATTTACGCGGTATCGACATCGACCCCATTGGCCGAATCTATCTCAATTTTGCCGAACTGGAATTTACCACGTTCAGCAGTCTGATGGCGGAAATTCGCCGCATCGCAGGCGTGACCGACGTACGTACGGTGCCGTGGATGCCCTCTGAACGCGAACACCTGGCGCTCAGTGCATTGCTTGAAGCGATGCCGGAACCGGTGTTGTCGCTGGATACCAAAAGTAAAGTCGAGCTGGCGAACCCGGCGAGTTGCCAGCTGTTCGGGCAGGCCCCGGAACGTCTGCGCAACCAGAACGCCGGGCAACTGATCCCCGGTTTCAATTTTCAGCGCTGGCTGGAAGCCGCCACAGTGGAATCTCACGCCGAACATGTGGTGGTTAACGGGCAAAACTTCCTGCTGGAAATCACCCCGGTTTATCTCGAAGGCGAAAACGCCGAGCGGGTGCTGACCGGGGCGGTGGCGATGTTGCGCTCCACGGTGCGTATGGGGCGCCAGTTGCAGACCATGACCAGCCAGGATACCAGCGCCTTCAGCCAGATCGTGGCGGTCAGCCCGAAAATGCGTCATGTGGTGGAGCAGGCCCGCAAACTGGCGATGCTTACTGCGCCGCTCCTGATTTCCGGCGACACCGGCACCGGCAAAGATCTGCTGGCGCTCGCCTGTCATCTCGCCAGTCCGCGCGCGGCAAAACCCTATCTGGCGCTGAACTGCGCCTCGATCCCCGAAGATGCCGTCGAAAGTGAGCTGTTTGGTCACGCCCCCGAAGGGAAAAAGGGCTTCTTTGAGCAGGCGAACGGCGGCTCTGTGCTGCTTGATGAAATTGGCGAGATGTCGCCGCGTATGCAGGCCAAGCTGCTGCGTTTCCTCAATGACGGCACATTCCGCCGTGTCGGGGAAGATCACGAAGTGCACGTTGATGTCAGGGTGATTTGCGCGACGCAGAAAAACCTGGTGGAGCTGGTGCAGAAAGGCGCTTTCCGGGAAGATCTCTATTATCGTCTCAATGTGCTGACGCTGAACATTCCGCCGCTGCGGGATCGTCCGCAGGATATCATGCCGTTGACCGAGCTGTTCGTGGCGCGCTTTGCTGACGAACAGGGGATCGCCCGTCCGAAGCTGTCTGCGGATCTTAATAACGTACTGACACGCTACGGCTGGCCGGGCAACGTTCGCCAGTTGAAGAATGCGGTGTATCGTGCGCTGACGCAACTGGAGGGCTATGAGCTGCGTCCGCAGGACATTCTGTTACCGGACTATGACGCCTCAACGGTTGCTGTTGGTGAAGATGCGATGGAAGGGTCGCTGGACGACATTACCCGCCGCTTCGAGCGTTCGGTACTGACGCAGTTGTATCGCAGTTTCCCCAGCACGCGAAAACTGGCGAAGCGTCTTGGCGTTTCCCATACCGCGATCGCCAACAAACTGCGCGAATATGGTCTGAGCCAGAAGAAGGGCGAAGAATAAAAAAAGCCTCCGCAAGGAGGCTTTGTTCGTTTTACGGTAAATCAGTTTTTCAGCGCGTCCAGAGCGGCGGTGTAATCCGGCTCTGTGGTGATTTCGTTAACCAGTTCGCTGTGGATCACGTTGTCGTTTTCATCAATCACGATCACTGCACGGGCGGCGAGGCCTTTCAGCGGGCCTGCGGCAACGGCAACGCCGTACTGTTGCAGGAACGCTGGCGCACGCAGCGTGGAGAGCGTGACCACGTTGCTCAGACCTTCTGCGCCGCAGAAGCGGGACTGGGCGAACGGCAGGTCGGCGGAGATGCAAAGAACCACGGTGTTCTCCAGCCCGCCCGCCAGTTGGTTAAACTTACGCACGGATGCCGCACACACGCCGGTATCGATGCTCGGGAAAATGTTCAGTACTTTGCGTTTGCCCGCAAACTGACTCAGCGCGACGTCGGAGAGATCTTTAGCGACCAGCGTGAAAGGTTGTGCCTTTGCTCCTGGCTGCGGAATAGCGCCATCAACGGAGACTGGATTGCCCTGAAAATGCACGGTTTGTGACATGTTTATCTTCCTGTTTACATATAATTGACGTCGCAGCTAGTGTATTCCAACCGCCGTTAACACAGCAAATTGAATTTCGTATCAATCTGAAAGGAGAGGGAATGAGAAGTCTGCGCGTGTTTGAAGAATCCTGGCCGCTGCATACCCCGTTCGTGATTGCCCGCGGCAGCCGCAGCGAGGCGAAAGTGGTGGTGGTGGAGGTGGAAGAAAACGGCGTCAAAGGCGTCGGGGAATGCACGCCTTATCCACGTTACGGCGAGAG from Trabulsiella odontotermitis includes the following:
- the pspD gene encoding phage shock protein PspD, producing the protein MNKWQQAGQKVKPGIKIAGKLVLLTALRYGPGGLAGWAVKSVARRPVKLLLAVALEPLLSRLARRLSRAVR
- the pspC gene encoding envelope stress response membrane protein PspC translates to MAGLDLNKKLWRIPQQGMVKGVCAGIAQYLDVPVKLIRLITILAMLFGLFFFVIVAYIVLTFALDPMPDDTLYSEKQPSSGDLLNAVDEELAAGEQRLREMERYVTSDTFTLRSRFRQL
- the tpx gene encoding thiol peroxidase; this encodes MSQTVHFQGNPVSVDGAIPQPGAKAQPFTLVAKDLSDVALSQFAGKRKVLNIFPSIDTGVCAASVRKFNQLAGGLENTVVLCISADLPFAQSRFCGAEGLSNVVTLSTLRAPAFLQQYGVAVAAGPLKGLAARAVIVIDENDNVIHSELVNEITTEPDYTAALDALKN
- the tyrR gene encoding transcriptional regulator TyrR; translated protein: MRLEVFCQDRLGLTRELLDLLVLRGIDLRGIDIDPIGRIYLNFAELEFTTFSSLMAEIRRIAGVTDVRTVPWMPSEREHLALSALLEAMPEPVLSLDTKSKVELANPASCQLFGQAPERLRNQNAGQLIPGFNFQRWLEAATVESHAEHVVVNGQNFLLEITPVYLEGENAERVLTGAVAMLRSTVRMGRQLQTMTSQDTSAFSQIVAVSPKMRHVVEQARKLAMLTAPLLISGDTGTGKDLLALACHLASPRAAKPYLALNCASIPEDAVESELFGHAPEGKKGFFEQANGGSVLLDEIGEMSPRMQAKLLRFLNDGTFRRVGEDHEVHVDVRVICATQKNLVELVQKGAFREDLYYRLNVLTLNIPPLRDRPQDIMPLTELFVARFADEQGIARPKLSADLNNVLTRYGWPGNVRQLKNAVYRALTQLEGYELRPQDILLPDYDASTVAVGEDAMEGSLDDITRRFERSVLTQLYRSFPSTRKLAKRLGVSHTAIANKLREYGLSQKKGEE
- a CDS encoding YcjX family protein, with amino-acid sequence MKRLKNELNALVNRGVDRHLRLAVTGLSRSGKTAFITAMVNQLMNIHSGARLPLLSAVREERLLGVKRVPQRDFGIPRFTYDEGIAQLYGTPPTWPTPTRGVSEIRLALRYRSNDSLMRHFKDTSTLYLEIVDYPGEWLLDLPMLAQDYLSWSRQMAGLLQGQRGEWSARWRQLCEGLDPLAPADENRLAAIAGAWTEYLHACKQQGMHFIQPGRFVLPGDMAGAPALQFFPWPDVDATSEAKLAQAGKHTNAGMLRERFNYYCDKVVKGFYRDYFLRFDRQIVLVDCLQPLNSGPQAFNDMRLALTQLMQSFHYGQRTLFRRLFSPVIDKLLFAATKADHVTVDQHANMVSLLQQLIQDAWQNAAFEGISMDCLGLAAIQATQSGLIEVNGEKIPALRGHRLSDGEPLTVYPGEVPARLPGQAFWEKQGFQFEAFRPQAMDVDKPLPHIRLDAALEFLIGDKLR
- a CDS encoding YcjF family protein — protein: MSEPLKPRIDFAGPLDVEKEASLKTAQTFAAGDAEKFTPALAEEMQPEDGAAEAVVEAALRPKRSLWRRMVTAGLTLFGVSVVAQGVQWTMHAWQTQDWVALGGCAAGALIIGAGVGSVTTEWRRLWRLRQRAQERDEARDLMQSHGTGKGRAFCEKLAQQAGIDHAHPALQRWYAAIHETQSDREVVSLYAHLVQPVLDAQARREISRSAAESTLMIAVSPLALVDMAFIAWRNLRLINRIATLYGIELGYYSRLRLFRLVLLNIAFAGASELVREIGMDWMSQDLAARLSARAAQGIGAGLLTARLGIKAMELCRPLPWIDNDKPRLGDFRRELIGQLKETINKRPS
- the pspB gene encoding envelope stress response membrane protein PspB, whose protein sequence is MSALFLAIPLTLFVLFVLPVWLWLHYSNRSKNGGLAQSEQQRLLQLTDEAKRMRERIQALEAILDAEHPNWREK